One window from the genome of Thermaerobacter marianensis DSM 12885 encodes:
- a CDS encoding iron-sulfur cluster assembly protein, producing the protein MDGSPAQGPEMDGVSPDGHGGTPAERVREVFRQLDRVYDPELDEPLTQLGFIGGVEVDGGTVVVHLRLPTFWCAANFAYMMASDICDRVGVLPWVERVEVRLADHFFADEINQGVNRGLPFHQAFPDLATAGLEELAEAFRIKAFLRRQERLVRWLLDRGWNQEAILRLRVGDLVQLQDELAGPGPAGPGRQDRAVPEAAGGAGDPATTGASNRGMGDGAVVGAYLEALRERGFGDELGAPALVDPLGEPLTRERFPSHLHDAARTRLAMEFNAAFCAGLLRTRYGLGERDIAPPSPAGTPDRGVPHRGTSSCG; encoded by the coding sequence ATGGACGGTTCGCCCGCGCAGGGACCCGAGATGGACGGGGTCTCCCCGGACGGCCACGGCGGGACACCGGCTGAACGGGTGCGCGAGGTCTTTCGCCAGCTCGACCGCGTCTACGACCCGGAGCTGGATGAGCCTCTGACGCAACTGGGCTTCATCGGCGGCGTCGAGGTGGACGGGGGTACCGTGGTGGTCCACCTCCGCCTGCCCACCTTCTGGTGTGCGGCCAACTTCGCCTACATGATGGCCAGCGACATCTGCGACCGGGTTGGGGTCCTCCCCTGGGTCGAACGGGTGGAGGTCCGGCTGGCGGACCACTTCTTCGCGGACGAGATCAATCAGGGGGTCAATCGCGGACTGCCCTTCCACCAGGCCTTTCCCGATCTGGCCACCGCCGGGCTGGAGGAACTGGCCGAGGCCTTCAGGATCAAGGCTTTCCTCCGTCGGCAGGAGCGGTTGGTGCGGTGGCTCCTGGATCGCGGGTGGAACCAGGAGGCCATCCTCCGGCTGCGGGTGGGTGACCTGGTGCAGCTGCAGGATGAGCTGGCGGGTCCCGGGCCGGCGGGCCCCGGGCGCCAAGACAGGGCGGTGCCGGAGGCCGCGGGAGGTGCCGGAGACCCTGCCACCACCGGTGCCTCCAATCGTGGGATGGGGGACGGCGCTGTCGTGGGCGCCTACCTCGAGGCGCTACGTGAGCGGGGTTTCGGGGACGAACTCGGAGCCCCGGCCCTGGTGGACCCCCTAGGCGAGCCGTTGACCCGGGAACGCTTCCCATCGCATCTGCATGACGCCGCCCGGACACGGCTTGCCATGGAGTTCAACGCGGCCTTCTGTGCGGGGTTGCTGCGGACCCGCTACGGACTGGGTGAAAGGGACATCGCGCCACCCTCGCCGGCAGGGACACCCGATCGGGGCGTGCCCCACCGGGGGACGTCCAGCTGCGGATGA
- a CDS encoding amidohydrolase family protein: MNSKGWKLTDPWAYRYLEKCEELGTQNIHVHKGPTIWPLNRDAFDVADVDEAASAFPHLNFIVEHCGLPRVEDFCWIATQEPNVYGGLAVVMPFIHSRPRYFAEVLANLLWWVGEDKLLFASDYAIWHPRWLVEKFMAFDFPEDIKEEFGFELTLAVKKKILGENAARLYGIDIEAQKAKLARDGLGAPGTGR, translated from the coding sequence TTGAACTCGAAGGGCTGGAAGCTCACCGATCCCTGGGCGTACCGCTACCTCGAGAAGTGTGAGGAACTCGGCACCCAGAACATCCACGTGCACAAGGGGCCCACCATCTGGCCGCTCAACCGCGACGCCTTCGACGTCGCCGACGTGGACGAAGCCGCTTCCGCCTTCCCCCACCTCAACTTCATCGTCGAGCACTGCGGGCTGCCACGGGTCGAAGACTTCTGCTGGATCGCCACCCAGGAACCCAACGTCTACGGCGGCCTCGCCGTCGTGATGCCCTTCATCCACAGCCGGCCGCGCTACTTCGCCGAGGTGCTGGCTAACCTGCTCTGGTGGGTGGGCGAGGACAAGTTGCTCTTTGCCAGTGACTATGCCATCTGGCATCCCCGCTGGCTGGTCGAGAAGTTCATGGCCTTCGACTTCCCCGAGGACATCAAGGAAGAGTTCGGGTTCGAGCTGACACTGGCGGTCAAGAAGAAGATCCTCGGAGAGAACGCGGCCCGCCTTTATGGGATCGACATCGAGGCGCAGAAGGCCAAGCTGGCCCGGGACGGGTTGGGCGCGCCGGGCACCGGGCGGTAA
- a CDS encoding amidohydrolase family protein — MYRTDTGEEIFIIDGHVHLWDASPENILNKYGEGFIACFYDYHRNLSPSEYLWDRDVFAQYGPERMSRDLFVEGYVDMAIFQPTYLKEFYRRGFNTTEQNAVLKDMYPERFILNGAFDPRDGEAGLEYLEALVENYGIRGVKL; from the coding sequence ATGTACCGCACCGATACCGGTGAGGAGATCTTCATCATTGACGGGCACGTACACCTGTGGGATGCCAGCCCGGAGAACATCCTCAACAAGTACGGCGAGGGGTTCATCGCCTGCTTCTACGACTATCACCGCAACCTGAGCCCCTCCGAGTACCTTTGGGATCGCGATGTCTTCGCCCAGTACGGGCCGGAGAGGATGTCCCGCGACCTGTTCGTCGAGGGTTACGTCGACATGGCCATCTTCCAACCCACCTACCTCAAGGAGTTCTACCGCCGCGGCTTCAACACCACGGAGCAGAATGCCGTCCTCAAGGACATGTATCCGGAACGCTTCATTCTCAACGGGGCCTTTGATCCTCGGGACGGCGAGGCCGGGCTCGAGTACCTGGAGGCACTGGTCGAGAACTACGGCATCCGCGGCGTCAAGCTTTGA
- a CDS encoding SLC13 family permease, producing MQVSVGRALQQQAEHITPKSSHAKLWVGGGAVAVYLILSHLPLPSGLTPEGLRAIAFMVAALILWMFEVVPLAVSSALLVLLMGPLKIVPNKDAMANFMTPTLLFILSAFIVATCFIKVGLGNRVSLLVSGMFGNRPDRVLLSFMLPTAAVSTVLTDIPTAVIFSSIAYPLLVKNGCEPGRSNFGKAMMLGIPMAAAIGGIGTPAGSGLNVLAISLLKSTAQVEINFIQWTVIGLPLAMVLTLVAWWILLRFYPPEMETIAGLEDIARTRQDQGAITKQEKMFLIIFGAALVLWFTQPWNKIDLAVVAICAATLFFLPGIDLLTWDDVKGRISWDVLMLLGAANSLAMALWNTKAATWIANSLLGGLAPAGVITALLVVVSFGIFSHLVLPVAGATLAVTIPVLSGLAVKMGINPALFAIPLGFTASCVFLVPLDPIPLTTYHYRYWTFPDMIKPGFVVSLVWIVLLVIEMYVAATFGLV from the coding sequence ATGCAAGTGTCCGTTGGACGCGCTCTTCAGCAGCAGGCGGAACATATTACCCCAAAGTCCAGCCATGCCAAGCTCTGGGTCGGGGGTGGGGCTGTGGCGGTGTACCTCATTCTGAGCCATCTGCCCTTACCCTCTGGCCTCACCCCCGAGGGTTTACGGGCCATCGCTTTCATGGTTGCAGCACTCATCCTCTGGATGTTTGAGGTGGTGCCCTTAGCCGTCTCCTCGGCGTTACTGGTTCTGCTCATGGGGCCATTGAAGATCGTTCCTAATAAAGATGCCATGGCAAACTTCATGACACCCACTCTCCTGTTTATCTTATCAGCGTTTATTGTTGCCACTTGCTTTATCAAGGTCGGGCTTGGCAACCGGGTCTCCCTGCTGGTAAGTGGCATGTTTGGCAACCGACCAGATCGGGTGCTGCTTAGTTTCATGCTGCCCACGGCGGCCGTCTCCACCGTGTTGACGGACATCCCGACGGCGGTAATCTTCAGCAGCATCGCCTATCCTCTCTTGGTTAAGAATGGTTGTGAACCGGGCCGCTCCAACTTTGGTAAGGCCATGATGCTCGGGATCCCGATGGCAGCAGCCATTGGCGGGATTGGCACGCCGGCGGGTAGCGGCCTAAATGTGCTGGCCATTTCCCTACTCAAGAGCACGGCCCAGGTTGAAATCAACTTCATACAGTGGACGGTCATCGGTCTCCCGTTGGCTATGGTGCTCACGCTTGTTGCCTGGTGGATCTTGCTAAGATTCTACCCGCCGGAGATGGAGACCATAGCGGGACTAGAAGACATAGCTAGGACCCGGCAGGATCAAGGGGCCATAACCAAACAGGAGAAGATGTTCCTCATAATATTCGGCGCCGCCCTGGTGCTCTGGTTCACCCAGCCCTGGAACAAGATCGATCTCGCCGTAGTCGCCATCTGCGCCGCGACCCTCTTTTTCCTGCCCGGCATCGACCTCCTCACGTGGGATGACGTGAAGGGGCGGATTAGCTGGGACGTGCTCATGCTCCTCGGCGCTGCCAATAGCTTGGCCATGGCCCTTTGGAACACCAAGGCAGCGACCTGGATCGCCAACTCCCTGCTCGGCGGGCTGGCCCCGGCCGGGGTGATTACTGCACTGCTGGTGGTTGTTTCATTCGGCATTTTCTCGCACCTGGTCCTACCCGTCGCCGGTGCCACGCTAGCGGTTACCATTCCTGTGCTTAGCGGGCTGGCAGTCAAGATGGGGATCAATCCGGCTCTCTTCGCCATTCCCCTCGGGTTTACCGCGTCCTGTGTTTTCCTAGTGCCGCTGGATCCGATTCCTCTTACGACGTACCACTATAGGTACTGGACGTTCCCGGATATGATCAAACCCGGCTTTGTGGTCTCCCTGGTATGGATCGTGTTGTTGGTCATCGAAATGTACGTGGCCGCTACCTTCGGCCTGGTCTAA
- a CDS encoding thiamine pyrophosphate-requiring protein, which yields MSRGYTTADALMEALLEGGVSYIFANLGSDHTAIIESWARTRANNASAPKVVISPHEMVALSAAHGYAQVTGRPQAVLVHVDCGTQNLGGAVHNAAKGRIPVLILAGAAPYTQEGERRGTRNEHIHWLQDVFDQRGIVREYMKYNNEIRTGKNVKQLVLRALQIAKSEPKGPVYLLAPREVLEEETVRADVEPQYWDPIAPSALSPEQVTEIGQHLVQAKRPLIVTSYLGRNVEAVAELVKLSERLAIPVLESVPNYVNFPANHVMHVGYLWNSPSAHPMLIEADFILVMDSDIPWIPLYNRPRTNCTVYCIDIDPLKEKTPLWYIPALRYYRVDSLVALRQLNAYLESVPVDAEMVSARFKYVSDIHSRQRREWKLHEKPADNSAISPEFLTACIREVIDDETIVLTETITNYEVVSKHLPRNKPGTLFASGASSLGWSGGAAIGVKLAVPEATVVSLTGDGSYLFSNPTTVYWMARKYCTPFLTVIYNNGGWRAPQLSTLSIHSRGYASRTPNFWSVLTPPADLAKVAEAAGGAYAHTVQSPSELLDVLTTGLQWVRRGRSAVIDVRIQPSVNLAE from the coding sequence ATGTCGCGTGGCTATACTACCGCCGACGCCCTAATGGAGGCGCTGCTCGAAGGCGGCGTTTCTTACATCTTCGCCAACCTTGGTAGTGATCACACCGCCATCATTGAAAGCTGGGCCCGAACACGCGCAAACAACGCTTCCGCTCCCAAAGTAGTGATCTCTCCTCACGAAATGGTCGCTCTCAGTGCCGCGCATGGGTATGCGCAGGTCACCGGCCGGCCGCAGGCAGTCCTTGTTCACGTAGACTGTGGAACCCAAAACCTGGGCGGTGCCGTGCACAACGCTGCAAAAGGCCGAATCCCCGTTCTAATCCTGGCTGGTGCTGCCCCTTACACGCAAGAAGGAGAACGGCGTGGGACCCGTAATGAGCACATCCATTGGCTTCAGGATGTCTTCGACCAGCGTGGTATAGTACGTGAGTATATGAAATATAACAACGAAATCCGAACAGGCAAGAACGTAAAGCAACTCGTTCTTCGCGCCCTCCAAATCGCCAAAAGCGAGCCAAAGGGGCCTGTTTACCTTCTTGCCCCACGCGAAGTACTGGAGGAAGAAACCGTTCGGGCAGACGTTGAACCACAGTACTGGGATCCCATAGCCCCTAGCGCACTTTCACCCGAGCAGGTTACTGAAATTGGACAGCATCTCGTTCAAGCGAAGCGGCCCCTAATTGTGACGTCCTATCTTGGACGGAATGTTGAGGCGGTCGCTGAGCTTGTGAAATTGAGTGAAAGACTAGCAATTCCGGTTTTAGAATCTGTGCCAAATTATGTTAACTTTCCTGCAAATCATGTGATGCACGTCGGCTACCTATGGAATAGTCCAAGTGCGCATCCAATGCTCATCGAGGCAGACTTTATCCTAGTTATGGACAGCGATATTCCTTGGATTCCTCTTTATAACAGGCCACGCACAAACTGCACTGTCTACTGCATTGATATCGATCCCCTCAAGGAGAAAACACCTCTTTGGTATATTCCTGCGCTTCGCTACTACAGGGTAGATTCTCTGGTTGCCTTGCGACAACTGAATGCCTACCTGGAGTCTGTCCCTGTAGATGCAGAGATGGTGTCGGCACGGTTCAAGTATGTTTCTGACATCCACAGCCGCCAAAGACGCGAATGGAAGCTCCACGAGAAGCCTGCGGACAACAGTGCGATTTCACCGGAATTTCTTACAGCTTGTATTCGCGAAGTGATCGACGATGAGACCATTGTGCTCACGGAGACAATAACAAACTATGAAGTTGTAAGTAAGCACTTGCCAAGGAACAAACCCGGCACGCTTTTTGCCAGTGGTGCGAGTTCTCTCGGCTGGAGTGGCGGCGCAGCTATTGGTGTTAAATTGGCAGTACCAGAGGCAACTGTCGTAAGTCTCACGGGTGACGGCTCATATCTTTTTAGCAACCCGACGACGGTCTATTGGATGGCGCGAAAGTACTGTACACCATTTCTAACTGTGATCTATAACAATGGCGGTTGGAGGGCGCCTCAGCTATCGACCTTAAGCATTCATTCAAGGGGCTACGCAAGTCGGACACCGAATTTTTGGTCTGTCCTCACCCCGCCAGCCGATCTGGCAAAGGTCGCCGAGGCCGCTGGCGGCGCCTATGCACATACTGTCCAGTCTCCGTCTGAGCTGCTCGACGTGTTAACTACCGGACTCCAATGGGTGAGACGCGGAAGGTCAGCAGTCATAGATGTGCGCATTCAGCCGAGCGTGAATTTGGCAGAGTAG
- a CDS encoding PP2C family protein-serine/threonine phosphatase, producing MIGIHHGAAQKVPGLDVVAMCIQRDGLAISGTTIPAKQVSGDLYDFTHLPEGSWGLAVGDVTGKGVGAAIWRSILLVYIREAWKRQPFGPRMLQWLDTMVSSGMSTLRPFATLLLARYWPSSHRIRILTAGHHGPVLWRGNVWRPVTRGGGRALGLGGSGGGVGDVTISLHPGDVVLFYSDGFGELVLRRRGISSTQEVALALNRRHVQPAWGHSVSLLHRIRDLTECEQLLDDVTVVMLGFGKGMGACCENPEIDTKLGPPEAKRIQ from the coding sequence ATGATCGGGATCCACCACGGTGCTGCGCAGAAAGTGCCCGGCCTTGACGTGGTAGCGATGTGCATCCAGCGAGATGGTCTGGCGATAAGTGGAACCACAATTCCTGCCAAGCAGGTGAGTGGTGACCTATACGACTTCACTCACCTTCCGGAGGGTTCCTGGGGCTTAGCGGTCGGCGATGTTACGGGCAAGGGCGTTGGAGCTGCTATCTGGAGATCGATCTTACTCGTATACATCCGTGAAGCGTGGAAGCGACAACCTTTCGGTCCGCGAATGTTGCAGTGGCTTGACACGATGGTTTCATCGGGAATGTCGACACTCCGTCCATTCGCCACGTTGCTTCTTGCACGCTATTGGCCGTCTAGTCATCGAATACGCATACTTACCGCCGGGCACCATGGACCTGTCCTTTGGAGAGGTAACGTGTGGCGGCCAGTGACCAGGGGTGGGGGGCGTGCGCTTGGGCTCGGGGGTAGCGGCGGAGGTGTTGGTGACGTGACCATTTCGCTACACCCAGGTGATGTTGTTCTATTTTATTCGGACGGGTTCGGAGAGCTTGTGCTCAGACGACGAGGGATTAGCTCAACGCAGGAGGTAGCATTGGCCCTTAACCGGCGCCATGTTCAACCGGCGTGGGGTCATTCAGTCTCTCTACTGCACCGAATTCGAGACCTAACGGAATGCGAGCAGCTCTTGGATGATGTTACTGTTGTTATGTTAGGCTTCGGGAAAGGCATGGGCGCCTGTTGCGAGAATCCGGAGATTGACACTAAGCTGGGGCCGCCGGAAGCCAAGAGAATTCAATAG
- a CDS encoding HD-GYP domain-containing protein yields MISLKRDLSTRGVIILCNVSEESKRPREDQMAYTIACVTGIRNLLNVLRLYHLPTFLHSRRVSVMARRVGYELGWRGDSLRLLCIFGLLHDVGKLAVDPAILEKPGRLAREEWEAICRHPIVGEQLVRRVTGSTSMAAWVRSHHERWDGNGYPDGIASDSIPLQARILSVVDAFDAMLDGRPYHRSRRTIKMALEEIERGAGAQFDPELADLFISMVRREGRTLAKMFPPSQLGGD; encoded by the coding sequence ATGATCTCCCTAAAAAGAGATCTGAGTACACGTGGAGTTATAATCTTGTGCAACGTTAGTGAAGAAAGCAAGAGGCCGAGGGAAGATCAGATGGCTTACACGATAGCATGCGTAACAGGCATACGAAACCTCCTCAATGTGCTGCGCCTGTATCATCTTCCGACTTTCCTGCACAGTCGACGCGTGTCTGTCATGGCTCGCCGGGTCGGCTATGAGTTGGGATGGAGGGGTGATTCTCTCCGTCTTCTATGCATTTTCGGATTGCTCCACGATGTGGGAAAGCTCGCGGTGGATCCTGCAATCCTTGAGAAACCTGGTCGCCTTGCTCGTGAAGAGTGGGAGGCTATTTGCAGGCACCCGATCGTGGGGGAACAATTGGTCCGACGTGTGACCGGGTCGACCAGTATGGCGGCGTGGGTGCGGTCCCACCATGAGCGCTGGGACGGCAATGGATACCCAGACGGGATAGCGAGCGACTCCATACCGCTCCAGGCGCGCATCCTGTCAGTTGTAGACGCTTTTGATGCCATGCTTGACGGCAGGCCGTATCACAGGTCGCGGCGAACGATCAAAATGGCTTTGGAGGAAATCGAACGGGGGGCGGGCGCTCAGTTTGATCCCGAACTTGCCGACCTATTTATTTCCATGGTACGGAGAGAAGGCCGGACGTTAGCCAAGATGTTTCCTCCCAGTCAATTGGGTGGCGATTGA
- a CDS encoding chemotaxis protein CheD: protein MFTPAPKNLPPPVGNHAAVAPVPNSPSGRTFVPRSADRSGVHSGTRVYTVGLGEAVVGGVDDILVVAGLGSCIALALWSRRLRIGALCHIVLPESCNQPVNPTQPAWYADWAVQWAVVALSQFGAGPPELVAKGAGGARVLTAPMLSDIGNCNVQAVFSALRDAGIAVGAFDVGGTESRTVRFFPATGALEVCVTRGHVQVL, encoded by the coding sequence ATGTTCACGCCTGCTCCCAAGAATCTGCCCCCACCTGTGGGGAACCACGCAGCGGTCGCTCCTGTCCCCAACTCGCCTTCCGGAAGGACCTTCGTACCGCGTTCCGCTGACCGCTCCGGCGTGCATTCGGGAACACGAGTGTACACGGTTGGGTTGGGAGAGGCGGTTGTTGGCGGAGTCGATGACATCCTGGTGGTGGCGGGGCTAGGGTCCTGCATCGCCTTGGCACTGTGGAGTCGCCGGTTGCGTATCGGCGCGCTGTGCCACATTGTGCTCCCCGAGTCCTGTAACCAACCCGTTAATCCGACCCAACCTGCCTGGTATGCCGACTGGGCGGTACAGTGGGCGGTTGTAGCCCTGAGCCAGTTTGGCGCAGGGCCACCGGAGCTCGTTGCTAAGGGGGCCGGGGGAGCCAGAGTCCTGACGGCGCCGATGTTATCCGACATCGGGAACTGCAACGTCCAAGCGGTCTTCTCAGCCTTGCGCGACGCCGGCATCGCGGTGGGTGCCTTCGACGTCGGTGGTACCGAAAGCCGGACCGTTCGCTTCTTCCCTGCTACGGGCGCCCTTGAGGTGTGTGTTACACGTGGCCACGTCCAAGTGCTCTAG
- a CDS encoding chemotaxis protein CheA, whose product MKGVVELGDEELRLFITETEELLDELEDHLLALEGGHSDPERIDQIFRAAHTIKGSAATAGFEGIAKLTHAMENLFDAMRGGRLVPGPAEVKLLLDAVDTVRGQLAEAAEGRAPGNPPAELLAAIEAIAGGAAGGASGAGPGERAVHSALPPANASWRIDVAFDSDCPMPAVRALQVLLALEPLGEIVASDPSRELIEAEKVGRSLQVWLRTGADRDAVLAALRHVPELVRVTIQQARSASATPTGTATRQVEDRSIRIDVELLDRLMNLVGELVIDRGRLSRVGERLGERPGVHDLAEELSQVTTHLGRVTGTLQEVVLKARMLPIARVFRRIPRLVHDLAAQLGKEVELELVGEDTELDRSLLEVIADPLVHLVRNALDHGIEPPEERIKAGKPRPGRLRLVAGHEGNHVVVRIEDDGRGIDPDRIRAAAIRKGLVSRERAAELSDREALELLFAPGFSTAETVTDISGRGVGLDVVRQNIEGSGGRVEVESTPGRGTTFALILPLTLTTIRALLVRVGADTYALPLGSVAEVLHVRPDQVSSVHTGWATIVRGRVVPLLFLRRYAQPQLTLPRPEGVLLAVLVHHQSMQVGLVVDRLLGEQEIVVKGLPRLFAGVRGMSGVTILGDGGLALILDVPGLIALLADEGRRHRVQRAGQGSRIGAPHEFVTSAEVVA is encoded by the coding sequence GTGAAGGGCGTCGTGGAACTAGGAGATGAGGAGCTTCGCCTGTTTATCACCGAGACTGAGGAACTTCTAGATGAGCTGGAAGATCATTTGCTCGCCTTGGAGGGCGGGCATTCGGACCCTGAACGGATCGATCAGATCTTCCGGGCCGCCCATACCATCAAGGGGTCTGCTGCTACCGCGGGGTTTGAGGGTATCGCCAAACTGACCCATGCCATGGAAAACCTCTTCGACGCCATGCGCGGGGGCCGTCTCGTCCCTGGTCCGGCAGAGGTTAAGTTGTTGCTGGACGCAGTGGACACGGTGCGTGGACAGCTCGCAGAGGCGGCTGAAGGACGAGCGCCCGGCAACCCGCCTGCCGAACTTCTGGCGGCGATTGAAGCCATAGCGGGAGGTGCGGCAGGCGGGGCTAGCGGTGCGGGGCCGGGGGAAAGGGCGGTTCATTCCGCCCTTCCCCCGGCGAATGCGAGTTGGCGGATCGACGTGGCGTTCGACTCCGATTGCCCGATGCCTGCCGTACGGGCGCTCCAGGTACTCCTCGCTCTGGAGCCCCTTGGTGAGATCGTTGCATCCGATCCCTCTCGCGAACTCATTGAGGCCGAGAAGGTCGGTCGCTCTCTGCAGGTCTGGCTACGTACAGGGGCGGATCGCGACGCCGTGCTGGCTGCACTCAGGCACGTGCCGGAACTCGTCCGGGTCACCATCCAGCAAGCCCGTTCCGCCTCCGCAACGCCCACTGGAACCGCCACCCGCCAGGTTGAGGATCGCAGCATCCGCATCGATGTGGAGCTGCTGGACCGGTTGATGAATCTGGTGGGCGAGCTGGTCATCGACCGGGGACGCCTGAGCCGCGTGGGCGAGCGTCTCGGGGAGCGCCCGGGCGTCCATGATTTGGCTGAGGAGCTCAGCCAAGTGACCACCCATCTGGGGCGGGTGACGGGGACACTGCAGGAGGTCGTGCTCAAGGCACGCATGTTGCCGATCGCCCGGGTCTTCCGGCGGATCCCTCGCCTCGTTCATGATCTGGCCGCACAGCTAGGAAAGGAAGTCGAGCTCGAATTGGTGGGCGAAGACACGGAGCTGGACCGCTCCTTGCTGGAGGTCATCGCCGATCCGCTTGTCCACCTGGTCCGTAACGCGCTCGATCACGGCATTGAGCCTCCTGAAGAACGGATCAAGGCTGGCAAACCGCGCCCGGGACGCCTTCGCCTAGTTGCGGGCCACGAAGGAAACCATGTGGTGGTGCGCATCGAAGATGACGGCCGGGGGATCGACCCCGACCGCATTCGGGCCGCCGCAATCCGCAAGGGACTCGTTAGCCGCGAACGAGCGGCGGAGCTGAGTGACCGCGAAGCGCTGGAGTTGCTCTTTGCACCCGGGTTCAGCACGGCTGAGACGGTAACCGACATCTCCGGCCGGGGCGTCGGGCTCGACGTCGTGCGCCAGAACATCGAAGGCTCCGGCGGGCGGGTCGAGGTGGAAAGCACTCCTGGCCGTGGCACCACCTTCGCGCTTATCCTCCCTCTCACCCTCACCACGATCCGGGCGCTCCTGGTCCGGGTGGGGGCGGACACATACGCTTTGCCCCTGGGGTCGGTGGCCGAAGTGCTGCACGTAAGACCTGATCAGGTCTCCTCCGTTCACACTGGCTGGGCCACCATCGTACGCGGCCGGGTGGTGCCGCTTCTATTCCTGCGACGTTACGCCCAGCCTCAGTTAACGTTGCCCCGTCCCGAGGGTGTCCTGCTGGCGGTCCTTGTTCACCACCAGAGCATGCAGGTCGGCCTGGTCGTGGACCGACTGCTTGGAGAGCAGGAGATCGTGGTGAAGGGGCTGCCCCGGTTGTTTGCGGGCGTGCGCGGGATGAGTGGCGTGACCATCCTCGGTGACGGCGGCTTGGCGCTTATTCTCGACGTGCCTGGATTGATCGCGTTACTGGCGGACGAAGGACGACGGCACAGAGTTCAACGGGCAGGGCAGGGAAGCCGGATCGGGGCCCCCCACGAGTTCGTAACAAGTGCCGAGGTGGTGGCCTGA
- a CDS encoding chemotaxis protein CheW, producing the protein MAGTSSTGREEQFVVFRLGEETYGLDIGAVQEIIVWQPVTRVPRTPEFMEGIINLRGHVIPVIDLRRRFGLPAEARGRTTRIVVVEIGEMTVGFVVDAVSEVIRIPEDAIEPPSDIIAGVSSEFIRGIARLDQQLIILLNPERILERTEQETLVEVQQEIISAETEGDGSVPEGAS; encoded by the coding sequence ATGGCGGGGACCAGCTCAACCGGCCGCGAGGAACAATTTGTGGTTTTCCGGCTGGGTGAGGAAACGTACGGTCTTGATATCGGCGCTGTTCAGGAAATCATCGTCTGGCAACCTGTCACCCGGGTTCCTCGTACCCCGGAATTTATGGAAGGCATCATCAATTTGCGAGGACACGTCATCCCCGTGATTGACCTTCGCCGGCGGTTCGGCTTGCCGGCCGAAGCACGGGGGCGTACGACCCGGATCGTGGTGGTTGAAATCGGGGAGATGACGGTGGGCTTCGTGGTCGACGCAGTGTCAGAGGTCATTCGCATCCCGGAAGATGCCATTGAACCTCCGTCGGATATCATCGCAGGCGTCAGCTCGGAGTTCATCCGAGGCATTGCCCGGCTTGACCAGCAGCTCATCATTCTTCTCAATCCCGAGCGCATTCTGGAACGGACGGAACAGGAAACCCTCGTAGAAGTTCAACAGGAGATCATCTCCGCAGAAACGGAAGGGGATGGCTCTGTCCCAGAGGGGGCCAGCTGA